Genomic window (Prosthecobacter vanneervenii):
CTGCGCGGCATGGCCAATGGCGGCATGCGCGACCACATCGGCGGCGGCTTCCATCGCTACAGCGTGGACGGCTATTGGCACATCCCGCATTACGAAAAAATGCTCTATGATCAGGGGCAGCTGCTCACCGCCTATACCGAGGGCTGGCAGCTCACGCAGAATGTGCTGTTTGAAAACATCGTGCGCAGCACCGTGGACTATGCGAAGCGCGACCTGCGGCACGCGGAGGGCGGCTTCTTCTCCGCCGAGGATGCCGACAGCCTGGCCAGCGCCGATGCCGAGCACAAAACCGAAGGCGCCTTCTACGTGTGGAAAGCCGCTGAGATCGACGAGATCCTCGGCAAGGAAGACGGCAACATCTTCCGCTATGCCTACGGCGCACGCCGCGATGGCAACGCCCGCCACGAGAGCGATCCGCATGGCGAGCTCAAAGGCTTGAATACTCTCTACCGTGCCGTCTCCTTCAAGAAGACCGGGGAGTACTTCAAGAAGTCGCCGGAGGAGGTCAAAACCATCATCGACGGGAGCATCGCCAAGCTCTTTGAAGCCCGCTCCAAACGCCCGCGTCCGCATCGCGACGACAAAGTCATCGCCGCCTGGAATGGCCTCATGATCTCCGGCCTGGCCCGTGCCGGAGCTGCCTTTGGCGATGCCGAGATGATCAAGCTCTCAGCCGGTGCGGCGCAGTTTCTGCACGATCAGCTCTGCACCACACCCGGCAAGGAGCTGCACCGCTCCTGGCGCGCAGGTGTGCGTGGTCCGCGTGCCTTCTCCATCGACTACGCCTGCCTCATCCACGGCCTCATTGATCTCTATCAGGCCAGCTTTGATGTAAAATGGCTGCAATGGGCCGCCGCCCTGCAGACCGAGATGGACGCGCTCTTTCTCGATGCGCAGCACGGCGGCTACTACAGCGTGCACACCGACATGCCCAACAGCGTCCTCCGCATCAAGGAAGACTACGACGGTGCCGAGCCCTCGCCCAACTCCCTCGCTGCGCTCAACCTCGTGCGCCTGAGCGCGCTGCTCGCCAAAGACGAGTGGAAGAAGCAGGCGGAGAAAATCTTCGTCCTCTTCGGATCCACCCTGCAAAGCAGCCCATCCTCTGTGCCGGTGATGGCCATGGCCTTCGACATGGATTTCCGTGGCAAGCAGCAGATCGTTCTCGCCGGCGATTCTGGCAGCGCCGATTTCAAGAAGCTGGCTGCCAACGTGCATCGTCGGTTTCTGCCGACGGCGGTGATTCTCAGTGCGGACGGCGGGGCAGGCCAGCAATGGCTCGCCACGCACAACGAAGCCCTCGCCGGCATGAAACCCGTGGATGGGAAGCCAGCGGCGTATGTGTGCCAGAACTTCGCGTGCCAGGCTCCGGTGACGACGGTGGAGGGATTGGAGAAGGTGCTGGGGAAGTGAATACCACTCAATTCATGGCCAACTGTTCCCGATGCAAATACATGGTGCTTTCTGGCCTGTTAGTGGTCAGTACATGCATTTTTTCGTCCTGCCAATCCGACAGGACGCTTCAGCATTCGAAGCTACAGCAGGCAGCCATGCGCTCGATGACGGATGTGGAGCGTCAGATCGCATTAAATAACCAGTACAGAGCTGACTATGCAGCCAGATACTCTGTCTATCGATGCGAAAATCCTGGTTTGCCAGTGATCCAATCTTACAAGCCGCCCACCGACAACAATTACAGCATTATTGTGTCGAAATTACGTCCTATCGAACTTGCGCCCAGCATCGTTGTCCGCATACAACTGGGCAAAGTGATCTGGGTTAAAGATCGTAATGGGCCTCGTCGAACGAGCACCCGTCACATTCTTGAAGTTGCAGGCAGGGAAATGGCTCGCGCTGAAGGGCTGCTGACGAAATCGAGTGACGGTAGAATTTCGGGAAATTCAACCATCCAATTTAATGAAGCCACTCACGAAGTTCTCATCGAAGATTTCATTGGTGGCGCTGGAGCACGATACCGACACATTGCTTTCCTTCCTGAGCATGGAAGCGCACTTGGAAAAGATGACCTGCCATTCAAATGGCGCACGGTATATGTTGATCTGCCGAGTCATGTCTTAGTTGGCAGCGAGTTGGGAGAAATTGGAAAGGTGCATGGAATTCTGAATGGTAAGATCTATGTTGAAATGAACGGCCAATTTTATGCTTTCCCTGTGGATGATTTCGTGGAGGAAAAATTGGAGTTCACCCTCGGCTGAATCGGTTTCACGAAGGCTCTCTAGGCGGCTGCGACCCCTGGCTATCTTCTGTGATCCCTTCGGGATCGTGGCGGTTGGCAACCGAGGCAGAATCGATGCCGACTGTGGTGCCAGCATTCGTCCACGATACCGCTTTCTTTTCATCATCCCGAGCGCCCGTTTGCCTCGGCGGGGCGTATCGCTACTCTCGCACCCTCATGTCTCGTGCCGCTCCAAAATCCGCTGCCAGAAAGTCTCTCGATGATGTCATTCGCATTCGTGGGGCGCGGCAGAACAATCTGAAGGGGATCGATCTCGATCTGCCGCTGGGAAAGCTCAATGTCATCACAGGGCCGAGCGGCTCGGGCAAATCCTCGCTGGCATTCGATACGATCTACGCAGAAGGCCAACGGCGCTATGTGGAGACGTTCTCCCCCTACACGCGGCAGTTTTTTGAGCGCATGGACAAGCCGAAGGTGGACGCCATTGAAGGCATACCGCCGGCGATTGCCATCGAGCAGGTGAACAACATGCGCAGCACGCGCTCGACGGTCGGCACGATCACGGAGATCAATGACTACCTGAAGATGCTCTTCCCGCGTCTGGCGGAGGCCACGTGCCCGTCTTGCCAGAGACCGGTGAGGCCGGAGTCGCCGGAGAGCATTCTTAACGAGCTGCTGAGCGGGCATGCGGGCAAACAGGCGCTGATTTTGTTTCCTGTGGCGGTGCCGAAGAGCGCGGTGACGGCGGACTTTGCGGCGTTTCTGCAATCGCAGGGCTTTCTGCGTGTCTGGCTGTATGGAAATGTGATTCGTCTGGATGATGAGGACGCGCTCAGAGGCCGCAAGCTGCCCGGTCAGGTGCTGGTGGTGCAGGACCGCATCGTGCTGGAGACGAAGCAACGCGCGCGTGTGAGCGAGGCGCTGGAGGCGGCACTGCGCTACGGCAAGGGGAAAGTCGCCGTGAGCATCGACGACAAGACCTTGCATTTCTCCACCGACTGGAGCTGCGCGGACTGCGGCATCACGCTCCCGGCGCCGACGCCGGGCTTGTTCAGCTTTAACAGCCCCATCGGCGCATGCCCCACCTGCCGTGGCTTTGGCCGCACGCTGGGCCTGGACATGCGCAAGGCCATCCCCGATGAGTCGCTGAGCATCAATCAAGGTCTGGTGCGTCCTTTTCAGGGCAGCACGTATGGCGAATCCCAGCTGGACCTGGAGCGCGCGGCACGGAAGCGCGGCATCGACATTCACAAGCCGTTTGAGGATTACTCAGCGGAAGACCGCAGGTGGCTCATTGAAGGCACGCGGGATGATCCCGAGGAGGCCTACAATCGTGGCGAATGGTATGGCGTACGCGGGTTCTTCAAATGGCAGGAGTCGCGCAGCTATAAGATGCATGTGCGCGTCTTCCTCAGCCGCTACCGCGCTTATACGGAGTGTGGCGACTGCGGTGGCGGGCGTTTGAAAAAGGAGGCGTACAATTTCCGCATCGGCACGCACACAATCGCCGACCTCTCGCGCCTGCCGGTAAGCGATCTGCATCCGCTCGCGCTGTCGTGGCCGATCAAGGAAAGCGATCACGTGGCCACCATGCTGCGCGGAGAGATCGTCAGCCGTCTGAGCTACATGGACCGCGCGGGCTTGGGCTACCTGAACCTGGACCGCCAGACGCGTACGCTTAGCGGCGGCGAGCTGCAGCGAGTGAACCTGACGACCTGTCTCGGCGCCTCGCTGGTAAACACGCTCTTTGTTTTGGACGAGCCCAGCATCGGCCTGCATCCGCGCGACATCGGCCGCCTCATCGGCGTGATGGAGGGCCTGCGCGACAAGGGCAACACGCTGCTCGTCGTGGAGCACGAAGAAGCCGTGATGCGCAGCGCGGACAACCTCATCGACATCGGTCCCGGCCGTGGCGAAAAAGGCGGCGAGCTGGTGTACAGCGGCCCGCTGGACAAGCTGGGTGCGAAGGTGAAGTCGCTGACCGGAGATTACTTGTTTGGGAGGAAGAGCGTGCCGGTTCCCGCTCAGAGACGTTCAGTTTCAAGTTTAAAGTCTCAAGTTACAAGTTCAGCATCCGAGAAGGTCAAAGCTGGGCGCAAGGGACAACTTGAAACTGCAAACCAGAAGCCTGGAACTCTCTCCATCCGTGGCGCGCGGCAGAACAATCTCAAGAAGCTGGATGTGGACATCCCGCTGGGGGTGTTTTGCTGCATCACAGGTGTGAGCGGATCGGGCAAATCCACGCTGGTGCACGAGGTGCTGTATCGCAACCTGCAGCGCCTGCGCGGCG
Coding sequences:
- a CDS encoding thioredoxin domain-containing protein, encoding MSETSAQPPKYTNALAKERSPYLLQHAHNPVNWLPWGEEAFKKAKAEDKPIFLSSGYSTCHWCHVMERESFENEETAKLINDHFIPIKVDREERPDVDLTYMTYVQAASGHGGWPMNVFLTPDLKPFYGGTYYPPENSPGRIGFKNLLNELHKVWTEDRKGIDERAARSVEKLQEHLDNENTALADINHETLVQKAYDDLSGSFDYHEGGFGSAPKFPRPTTLNLLMRVHRIFAERKGEDRESESNWAMEMTVKTLRGMANGGMRDHIGGGFHRYSVDGYWHIPHYEKMLYDQGQLLTAYTEGWQLTQNVLFENIVRSTVDYAKRDLRHAEGGFFSAEDADSLASADAEHKTEGAFYVWKAAEIDEILGKEDGNIFRYAYGARRDGNARHESDPHGELKGLNTLYRAVSFKKTGEYFKKSPEEVKTIIDGSIAKLFEARSKRPRPHRDDKVIAAWNGLMISGLARAGAAFGDAEMIKLSAGAAQFLHDQLCTTPGKELHRSWRAGVRGPRAFSIDYACLIHGLIDLYQASFDVKWLQWAAALQTEMDALFLDAQHGGYYSVHTDMPNSVLRIKEDYDGAEPSPNSLAALNLVRLSALLAKDEWKKQAEKIFVLFGSTLQSSPSSVPVMAMAFDMDFRGKQQIVLAGDSGSADFKKLAANVHRRFLPTAVILSADGGAGQQWLATHNEALAGMKPVDGKPAAYVCQNFACQAPVTTVEGLEKVLGK